Proteins from a single region of Paramormyrops kingsleyae isolate MSU_618 chromosome 9, PKINGS_0.4, whole genome shotgun sequence:
- the LOC140592604 gene encoding uncharacterized protein isoform X1 has product MEILKVFNSGKSEKLLCAAGLAVAAVYLTRRLWEWAQPEEDPQHQKKTEGNIDELVEAMRNHKIGDEDNRRQMSWDFSRLLNGPVAEVRCRSGECQPAERVTTFRSTECHTCDMMVTKATLVHWTSISNREVSLWVMNTRETTELSPEGISLYTETAQEVTGVKLVDGKVQQYASYCIVDATARSTRFNDRVQINSCTRFSGISLGPHTSLSTVEWDYENTDVQPRQDCEGPATLCLDGAPSPLPPVEGACMSSTARNHVNWPWISRLRQALRKLVPSCLTTR; this is encoded by the exons atggagatcCTAAAAGTTTTCAACAGTGGAAAATCAGAAAAATTGCTCTGCGCAGCCGGACTGGCCGTCGCCGCGGTGTATCTAACCCGGAGGCTATGGGAATGGGCACAGCCGGAAGAAG ACCCTCAgcatcagaaaaaaacagagggTAATATTGATGAACTCGTGGAGGCCATGAGGAATCATAAG ATCGGGGATGAAGACAATAGACGGCAGATGAGTTGGGACTTCAGCCGACTGCTCAACGGCCCAGTCGCTGAAGTCAGA TGCCGGTCTGGAGAATGCCAGCCTGCCGAGAGGGTCACAACCTTCCGCAGCACTGAGTGCCACACCTGTGATATGATG GTCACCAAAGCCACGCTGGTGCACTGGACCAGCATCTCTAACAGGGAAGTGTCTCTCTGGGTGATGAACACCAGGGAGACAACCGAGCTGAGTCCTGAG GGCATTTCCCTGTATACAGAGACAGCACAGGAGGTGACAGGTGTCAAG CTGGTAGATGGAAAAGTGCAGCAGTATGCATCTTACTGCATTGTGGATGCTACTGCTAGGTCTACAAGATTCAACGATCGTGTG CAAATCAATTCTTGCACTCGATTTTCCGGCATATCCCTGGGGCCGCATACATCACTCTCAACGGTAGAGTGGGATTACGAAAATACAGACGTGCAACCAAGACAGGACTGTGAAG GGCCAGCCACATTGTGCTTGGATGGAGCTCCTTCCCCACTTCCACCAGTGGAAGGTGCATGTATGAGCTCAACGGCAAGGAATCACGTCAACTGGCCGTGGATCTCCAGACTCCGTCAAGCCCTTCGCAAATTAGTGcccagctgtctgaccactcgcTAG
- the LOC140592604 gene encoding uncharacterized protein isoform X2: protein MEILKVFNSGKSEKLLCAAGLAVAAVYLTRRLWEWAQPEEDPQHQKKTEGNIDELVEAMRNHKCRSGECQPAERVTTFRSTECHTCDMMVTKATLVHWTSISNREVSLWVMNTRETTELSPEGISLYTETAQEVTGVKLVDGKVQQYASYCIVDATARSTRFNDRVQINSCTRFSGISLGPHTSLSTVEWDYENTDVQPRQDCEGPATLCLDGAPSPLPPVEGACMSSTARNHVNWPWISRLRQALRKLVPSCLTTR, encoded by the exons atggagatcCTAAAAGTTTTCAACAGTGGAAAATCAGAAAAATTGCTCTGCGCAGCCGGACTGGCCGTCGCCGCGGTGTATCTAACCCGGAGGCTATGGGAATGGGCACAGCCGGAAGAAG ACCCTCAgcatcagaaaaaaacagagggTAATATTGATGAACTCGTGGAGGCCATGAGGAATCATAAG TGCCGGTCTGGAGAATGCCAGCCTGCCGAGAGGGTCACAACCTTCCGCAGCACTGAGTGCCACACCTGTGATATGATG GTCACCAAAGCCACGCTGGTGCACTGGACCAGCATCTCTAACAGGGAAGTGTCTCTCTGGGTGATGAACACCAGGGAGACAACCGAGCTGAGTCCTGAG GGCATTTCCCTGTATACAGAGACAGCACAGGAGGTGACAGGTGTCAAG CTGGTAGATGGAAAAGTGCAGCAGTATGCATCTTACTGCATTGTGGATGCTACTGCTAGGTCTACAAGATTCAACGATCGTGTG CAAATCAATTCTTGCACTCGATTTTCCGGCATATCCCTGGGGCCGCATACATCACTCTCAACGGTAGAGTGGGATTACGAAAATACAGACGTGCAACCAAGACAGGACTGTGAAG GGCCAGCCACATTGTGCTTGGATGGAGCTCCTTCCCCACTTCCACCAGTGGAAGGTGCATGTATGAGCTCAACGGCAAGGAATCACGTCAACTGGCCGTGGATCTCCAGACTCCGTCAAGCCCTTCGCAAATTAGTGcccagctgtctgaccactcgcTAG